The following are encoded in a window of Actinomycetes bacterium genomic DNA:
- a CDS encoding pirin family protein: protein MPAVTADTLTLPRLNVAAAARPRRTKAVATAPQAFEGEGFPVRRAFAGLDPRDVDPFIMMDQMGEVEYAPGEPKGTPWHPHRGFETFTYLIDGRFLHQDSNGGGGAIGEGGTQYMTAGDGILHIETPPEDLVMSGGLFHGIQLWINLPRELKRTDPQYQDLQGQDSALVTTSDGGALVRVLAGDLSGHSGPGISHTPLAIAHITVSPGARAEIPWPKNFNALAYVLSGSGSVGADSHPIHTGQTAVLIDGDTVALQADPVQESRSPAFDVFLIGGAPLREPVFQYGPFVMTTRQEVIEAFEDFQAGRFGHVPADALQPYRP from the coding sequence ATGCCCGCAGTCACCGCTGACACCCTCACTTTGCCTCGGCTAAACGTGGCCGCTGCAGCCCGACCTCGCCGCACTAAAGCCGTGGCTACTGCGCCGCAGGCGTTCGAGGGCGAGGGATTTCCGGTCCGTCGGGCGTTCGCAGGCCTCGATCCCCGCGATGTTGATCCGTTCATCATGATGGATCAAATGGGCGAAGTGGAGTATGCCCCCGGTGAGCCGAAAGGCACACCCTGGCATCCGCACCGCGGCTTTGAAACGTTCACCTATCTAATTGATGGCCGGTTTCTGCATCAGGACTCCAACGGCGGCGGTGGGGCCATTGGTGAAGGTGGGACGCAGTACATGACCGCCGGTGACGGCATTCTGCATATCGAGACTCCCCCGGAAGACTTGGTGATGTCCGGCGGTCTGTTCCACGGCATCCAGTTGTGGATCAACCTGCCGCGCGAACTGAAGCGGACCGACCCGCAATACCAGGACCTCCAAGGCCAAGATTCCGCCTTGGTGACCACCAGCGACGGTGGGGCGCTAGTGCGAGTGCTGGCCGGTGACCTTTCCGGTCACAGCGGCCCCGGCATTTCGCATACACCATTGGCTATCGCCCACATCACGGTCTCCCCTGGCGCTCGTGCCGAGATTCCGTGGCCGAAAAACTTCAATGCCCTGGCTTATGTCCTGAGTGGCTCCGGCAGTGTCGGCGCCGACAGCCATCCCATCCACACCGGACAGACCGCAGTACTAATAGACGGGGACACCGTGGCGTTGCAGGCAGACCCGGTGCAGGAAAGTCGCTCCCCTGCCTTCGACGTATTCCTGATTGGCGGGGCGCCACTGCGAGAGCCGGTGTTTCAGTACGGGCCCTTCGTCATGACCACCCGGCAGGAAGTC
- a CDS encoding STAS/SEC14 domain-containing protein → MIEKVDVDGDTTLGFRISGVVGRDDYKVLVPEVTDVVEKFGKVNLLLDLRDLKWEKVTAWGSDLRFGKEFHGKIERLAVVGDGLLQKLVGDLAKPFYARAAQRFATVEEGREWLAE, encoded by the coding sequence ATGATCGAAAAAGTAGATGTTGATGGCGACACGACGCTTGGGTTCCGCATATCTGGGGTTGTAGGGCGGGACGATTACAAAGTGTTGGTACCCGAGGTGACCGACGTTGTGGAAAAGTTCGGGAAGGTGAATCTGTTGCTGGATCTGCGGGATTTGAAGTGGGAGAAAGTGACCGCTTGGGGCTCCGATCTTCGCTTCGGTAAAGAGTTCCACGGCAAGATCGAGCGGCTGGCCGTTGTAGGCGATGGCCTGTTGCAGAAGCTCGTCGGTGATTTAGCTAAGCCGTTCTATGCCCGGGCCGCCCAGCGGTTTGCCACCGTGGAAGAGGGTCGGGAGTGGTTGGCCGAGTAA